From a single Fulvivirga ulvae genomic region:
- a CDS encoding VCBS repeat-containing protein — translation MEPERTGVNFTNSLEETPQLNIFTYLYFYNGGGVAAGDLNGDGLADLYFTSNQHENHLYLNKGNFKFEDITSISKVAGHKGWTTGVTMADVNGDSRLDIYVSQLGDYQNIRGRNQLYINKGNDEKGRPIFSEEAKKYGLDLVGFSTQAAFFDYDLDGDLDMYMLNHSVHSNGTFGKSTIRDEYHPLAGDKLMRNDNGKFVDVTRESGIYSSALGYGLGIGFGDVNWDGFPDIYIGNDFHENDYLYINNGDGTFSEQLGNQINHTSRFSMGNDVADFNNDGLPDILSLDMLPEDPVMLKASAAEDPFNIYNYKLKYGYGHQFARNTLQLNLGNNNFSEIGLLAGVAATDWSWSGLLADLDLDGYKDIYIANGIKRRSNDLDYINYISSEAIQHRLEGDISNEDLALIEQMPVVKIPNYVFKNKGDLTFKNVSKEWGLNQESFSNGAAYVDLDNDGDLDLVTNNADQPAFIYKNSAADKKNNNNNYLKIRLEGEGGNTQGIGAKVIIPLSNGQKIVNEVYTTRGYQSAVPANIVIGLGDKSTVDSLIVIWPDHSFDVKLKVKANQELIIKQTEAKGRYSYKGQENLALLSDITDSLKINYKHEENKYIEFNREALIPHMSSTEGPRIAVGDVNGDGKDDFFIGGAKRQLAKLFIQASNGFEVSEQAIFRLDSLSEDIGAEFIDVDNDNDLDLVIVSGGNEFRSHDNPLQLRLYTNDGRGQFSRKKEAFENIFLTGSIVKKCDFDKDGDQDVFVGGRVVPWNYGFTPESFLLVNDGKGNFSDLTPPGLKEVGMVKDAAWADMDGDGFDDLIVVGEWFPVTVFLNKDGQLSQNNAVSIENSNGWWNAIQVDDADSDGDLDLICGNLGLNSKLKASIKEPVDLYVKDFDGNGKVDHLLYHYKNGKRYLFATKDELGSQLTAIKSKYVSYAEFAKAKNEEIIPVNQLEGAAKLSAVEFRSGIFINNGDMSFKFEPLPTEAQMAPISAFNLIDYNADGQNDLLAGGNYFDVNIQRGRYDASYGLLLKNTNGKFIAVPNAQSGLEIKGQIRDIKKIKVGDREIILVARNDESIRVLTLKK, via the coding sequence ATGGAACCGGAAAGAACAGGTGTGAATTTTACTAATTCACTCGAGGAAACACCACAACTTAATATTTTCACCTATCTCTATTTTTACAATGGAGGAGGTGTTGCTGCAGGTGATTTAAATGGAGATGGTTTGGCGGACTTATATTTTACTTCTAACCAACATGAAAATCATCTTTATCTCAATAAGGGAAATTTTAAGTTTGAAGATATAACATCCATTTCAAAAGTTGCCGGACATAAAGGCTGGACTACAGGTGTGACAATGGCTGATGTCAATGGAGATAGCAGGCTTGATATTTATGTTAGCCAGTTGGGAGATTATCAGAATATCAGAGGTAGAAATCAACTTTATATCAATAAAGGAAATGATGAAAAAGGAAGACCTATCTTCAGTGAAGAAGCAAAAAAATATGGTCTTGATTTGGTAGGTTTTTCAACACAGGCAGCTTTTTTTGATTATGATTTGGATGGAGACCTGGATATGTACATGCTTAATCATTCAGTGCATTCAAATGGTACCTTTGGAAAATCTACTATTCGTGATGAATACCACCCTCTTGCCGGGGACAAACTCATGAGAAATGATAATGGAAAATTTGTCGATGTTACAAGAGAAAGTGGTATTTATAGCAGTGCTTTAGGTTATGGATTGGGGATAGGATTTGGTGATGTTAATTGGGATGGCTTTCCGGATATTTATATAGGCAATGATTTTCATGAAAATGACTATCTATATATCAACAATGGTGATGGTACCTTTAGTGAGCAACTGGGGAACCAGATAAATCATACAAGCCGTTTTTCTATGGGTAATGATGTGGCCGATTTTAATAATGATGGACTTCCAGATATCTTATCCCTGGATATGCTACCTGAAGATCCCGTAATGTTGAAAGCCTCAGCAGCCGAAGACCCCTTTAATATCTATAACTATAAATTGAAGTATGGTTATGGACACCAATTTGCACGAAATACACTTCAGCTTAACCTCGGGAATAATAATTTTAGTGAGATTGGTTTACTGGCCGGTGTAGCTGCTACAGATTGGAGCTGGTCAGGGCTGTTGGCAGATCTTGATCTTGATGGGTATAAGGATATATACATAGCCAATGGGATAAAGCGCAGATCTAATGACTTGGACTATATCAACTACATATCGAGTGAGGCTATTCAGCATCGTTTGGAGGGAGACATAAGCAATGAAGATTTGGCATTAATCGAACAGATGCCAGTGGTTAAAATACCCAATTACGTGTTTAAAAATAAGGGTGATCTAACGTTTAAAAATGTATCGAAAGAGTGGGGGCTTAACCAGGAATCATTTTCGAATGGAGCGGCTTATGTAGACCTTGATAATGATGGCGATCTTGACCTTGTGACAAACAATGCGGATCAACCTGCTTTTATCTACAAAAACAGTGCTGCCGATAAAAAAAATAACAACAATAACTATCTTAAAATTAGGCTAGAGGGAGAAGGGGGAAATACACAAGGTATTGGTGCTAAGGTCATTATCCCCCTGTCGAATGGACAGAAAATAGTCAATGAGGTATACACTACCAGAGGGTACCAGTCAGCAGTGCCTGCAAATATAGTAATAGGACTTGGCGATAAATCTACAGTTGATTCACTAATTGTCATTTGGCCGGATCATTCCTTCGATGTGAAACTAAAAGTTAAAGCCAATCAGGAACTCATTATAAAACAAACAGAGGCAAAAGGAAGGTATAGCTATAAGGGGCAGGAAAACCTAGCGTTACTGTCTGATATTACAGATAGTTTGAAAATTAACTACAAGCATGAAGAAAATAAATATATAGAGTTCAATAGGGAGGCTCTGATACCTCACATGTCATCTACTGAAGGTCCGAGAATCGCTGTTGGAGATGTAAATGGAGATGGAAAAGATGATTTTTTTATAGGAGGAGCGAAACGGCAGCTAGCTAAATTATTTATTCAGGCTTCAAATGGTTTCGAAGTTTCTGAACAGGCGATTTTCCGCTTGGACAGCCTTAGTGAAGATATTGGTGCTGAGTTTATTGATGTTGATAATGATAATGATCTTGATCTGGTTATAGTTAGTGGAGGTAACGAGTTTAGATCTCATGATAACCCATTACAATTGAGGCTATATACCAATGATGGAAGAGGTCAGTTTTCAAGAAAGAAGGAAGCATTTGAAAATATCTTTTTAACAGGTTCAATAGTTAAAAAATGTGATTTTGATAAAGATGGAGACCAGGATGTATTTGTAGGAGGGAGAGTTGTGCCTTGGAATTATGGCTTTACCCCTGAGAGTTTTCTACTTGTTAATGATGGAAAAGGAAACTTCTCAGATTTAACACCGCCAGGATTAAAAGAGGTAGGCATGGTTAAAGATGCTGCTTGGGCAGATATGGATGGTGATGGCTTTGATGATTTAATTGTTGTTGGAGAATGGTTCCCGGTAACTGTTTTTCTGAACAAAGATGGTCAGTTGAGTCAAAATAATGCTGTTTCAATAGAAAATTCTAATGGATGGTGGAATGCCATTCAAGTGGATGATGCTGATAGTGACGGGGATTTAGATCTTATCTGTGGTAATCTGGGTCTTAATTCTAAATTAAAAGCCTCAATAAAGGAGCCTGTTGATTTGTATGTCAAGGATTTTGATGGTAATGGAAAGGTAGATCATCTGCTTTATCATTATAAAAATGGTAAAAGATATCTTTTTGCAACTAAGGATGAATTAGGAAGCCAACTTACTGCCATAAAGAGTAAATATGTTAGCTACGCCGAGTTTGCTAAAGCCAAAAATGAAGAAATAATACCTGTGAATCAGCTTGAGGGTGCTGCTAAGTTAAGTGCGGTTGAATTTAGATCTGGTATCTTTATTAATAACGGTGATATGTCTTTCAAATTTGAGCCCTTACCTACTGAAGCTCAAATGGCTCCAATTAGTGCATTCAATCTTATTGACTACAATGCAGATGGGCAAAATGATTTGCTTGCAGGAGGTAATTATTTTGATGTGAATATTCAAAGAGGTCGATATGATGCGAGCTACGGACTTTTATTAAAAAACACTAATGGAAAATTTATTGCCGTGCCTAATGCACAGTCTGGCCTGGAAATAAAAGGACAAATTCGAGATATCAAAAAGATAAAAGTAGGAGATAGAGAGATCATCCTTGTGGCAAGAAATGATGAGTCAATAAGGGTTTTAACGCTTAAAAAATAG
- a CDS encoding glycoside hydrolase family 65 protein, which translates to MKNLIAVLIILHTINVNAQSPEKSPWHIVAKDIDPNNYYGVTIANGMVGIVSSPEPMKVSDVVLNGVYDYYQRGRVSNILKTFNHVNMNLDVDGRRVTAGGISNYRQVLDMKKAVLTTTFDVGDKVSVEHTMMSLRHLPYTALTVVKIKAKKVVEVVPMSVIEAPIHLVDVRNYYSEIDRPHVKVPLLTSVAQSPSGKHKVAASNSFIFPDKHGQEPDIIHEDWDYNMHLTKFYKKLKAGESYEFSIVSSAVSSEHYEDPHNEAERLTIFAMLEGKERLLRRHEAAWEELWQSDIVIEGELQVQKDVRSALYHLYSFAREGTAYSLSPMGLSGLGYNGHVFWDTEMWMYPPLLILQPEIAKSLLEYRFQRLDAARQNAFAHGYDGAMYPWESSDDGSEDTPVWALTGPFQHHISGDVGWAFWKYYQVTRDKEWLRTRGYPVLKEVADFWTSRVERNGPGQYDIKNVIGANEWQENIDNNAFTNGMAKVTLRYATEAAKALGVQPDPDWMHVAENIPLLQFPDGTTKENATYNGETIKQADVNLLAFPLDVISDEAQIRKDLKYYEPRMAADGPAMGQSVLAALYARLGDMDKAYELFLKSYRPNEVPPFGVISETAGGTNPYFATGAGGMLQAVLSGFGGLEITDEGIEQKDKHVPKQWKSLEIKGWK; encoded by the coding sequence ATGAAAAACCTGATAGCCGTTTTAATAATCCTTCATACAATTAATGTAAACGCTCAATCCCCCGAAAAATCACCGTGGCACATTGTAGCCAAAGACATCGATCCCAATAATTACTATGGAGTTACAATAGCCAATGGTATGGTCGGCATAGTTTCCTCTCCCGAGCCCATGAAAGTCTCGGATGTGGTGCTTAATGGCGTTTATGACTACTATCAGAGAGGCAGGGTTTCCAATATCCTCAAAACCTTCAACCATGTGAACATGAACCTCGATGTAGATGGCAGAAGAGTAACTGCCGGAGGTATAAGTAACTACCGTCAGGTATTGGATATGAAAAAAGCTGTACTGACCACTACTTTTGATGTAGGTGATAAAGTAAGTGTGGAGCATACCATGATGTCGTTAAGGCATTTGCCATATACCGCACTGACAGTGGTTAAAATCAAAGCCAAAAAAGTAGTTGAAGTGGTGCCTATGAGCGTAATAGAAGCGCCAATCCATTTGGTTGATGTGAGAAATTACTACAGCGAAATAGACCGTCCTCATGTGAAAGTACCCTTGCTTACTTCCGTAGCACAAAGCCCTTCAGGCAAACACAAAGTGGCTGCCAGCAACAGTTTTATCTTCCCTGATAAACATGGCCAGGAACCAGATATTATCCATGAAGATTGGGACTACAACATGCACCTGACAAAATTTTATAAAAAGCTGAAAGCCGGTGAATCGTATGAATTTTCAATTGTCTCCTCAGCCGTTTCTAGTGAGCACTACGAAGACCCTCACAATGAAGCAGAAAGGCTGACTATCTTCGCTATGTTGGAAGGAAAAGAAAGGTTGTTGAGGCGTCATGAGGCAGCCTGGGAAGAGCTTTGGCAAAGTGACATAGTTATTGAAGGAGAGCTGCAGGTACAAAAAGATGTACGTTCGGCTCTTTATCATTTATATTCCTTTGCCCGGGAAGGTACTGCCTATAGCCTGTCACCAATGGGCTTATCGGGTTTGGGCTACAATGGCCACGTATTTTGGGATACCGAAATGTGGATGTACCCTCCTTTATTGATATTACAGCCCGAAATTGCTAAATCTTTACTCGAGTATAGGTTTCAGAGACTGGATGCTGCCAGGCAAAACGCCTTCGCCCATGGGTATGATGGAGCCATGTATCCGTGGGAGTCATCTGATGACGGTTCGGAAGACACACCTGTATGGGCTTTGACAGGTCCCTTTCAGCATCATATCAGTGGCGATGTTGGCTGGGCTTTCTGGAAATACTACCAGGTTACCCGTGACAAGGAGTGGCTCAGGACAAGGGGCTATCCCGTGCTGAAAGAAGTGGCTGATTTCTGGACCAGCAGGGTGGAAAGAAACGGGCCGGGGCAGTATGACATTAAAAATGTGATCGGGGCGAATGAGTGGCAGGAAAATATCGACAACAATGCCTTTACCAACGGTATGGCCAAAGTGACCCTCAGGTATGCAACGGAGGCGGCAAAAGCCCTTGGTGTCCAACCCGATCCGGACTGGATGCATGTGGCAGAGAATATCCCTCTTTTGCAATTTCCCGATGGGACTACAAAGGAAAATGCAACTTACAATGGTGAAACGATTAAGCAGGCTGATGTTAATTTACTTGCCTTTCCGCTTGATGTAATTTCGGATGAAGCACAGATAAGAAAGGATTTGAAGTACTATGAACCAAGGATGGCCGCTGACGGACCGGCAATGGGACAGTCCGTGCTGGCAGCACTTTATGCCAGGCTGGGGGATATGGACAAAGCCTATGAGCTTTTTCTGAAAAGCTACAGGCCGAATGAAGTACCGCCATTTGGTGTTATTTCAGAGACAGCAGGCGGTACGAACCCTTACTTTGCCACCGGAGCCGGAGGCATGCTTCAGGCAGTACTTTCCGGATTTGGCGGTTTGGAAATAACGGATGAAGGTATAGAGCAAAAGGATAAGCACGTACCTAAACAATGGAAATCCCTGGAAATAAAAGGGTGGAAGTAA
- a CDS encoding vanadium-dependent haloperoxidase: MFKKYFLVLMMIVAVSCRDSKQDVSIEADKLHDSMQLLSDVIVHDIFSPPVASRIYAYTSITAYEILAQNDSSYRSLAGQLNGLESIPEPTAVVDYDVAAVEGFLLASRKLIFSEDKIEEYRQQWHKELLDMGLDKAIYDNSLAYAQQVVDHIFKWADKDNYKETRTFQKYSLSDDPDKWQPTPPAYIEAIEPHWAKIRPFIIDSASQFKPEPPTAYDMTEGSPFYKEAYEVYETGKKLDAEQREIASFWDCNPYVMNVHGHVMFATKKITPGGHWIGIAKIASQVSQADLMKSSQAYALTSIALADGFISCWDEKYRSNLVRPETVINKFIDEDWAPLLQTPPFPEYSSGHSVISGAAGVALTSIYGESFHFTDSTEAKYGLAIREFDSFTEASDEAAISRLYGGIHYMPAIRNGVKQGRALGRFVVENIQMTKPEEKPKATASK; the protein is encoded by the coding sequence ATGTTTAAAAAGTATTTTTTGGTCTTAATGATGATCGTGGCAGTTTCCTGTCGTGATTCGAAGCAGGATGTATCTATTGAAGCAGACAAGCTTCACGATTCTATGCAGTTACTTAGTGATGTTATCGTCCATGATATCTTTTCGCCACCCGTTGCAAGCCGGATCTATGCCTATACAAGCATAACAGCGTATGAAATTTTGGCCCAAAATGATTCGAGCTACCGATCATTGGCGGGCCAGCTTAATGGTCTGGAAAGCATACCGGAACCTACAGCAGTAGTTGACTATGATGTAGCTGCTGTTGAGGGGTTTCTTTTAGCATCCAGAAAGCTGATCTTTTCAGAAGATAAGATCGAAGAGTATCGTCAGCAATGGCATAAGGAACTGCTTGATATGGGACTGGATAAGGCTATTTATGATAACTCATTAGCCTATGCCCAGCAGGTTGTAGATCATATTTTTAAATGGGCTGATAAAGATAACTATAAAGAAACCCGTACCTTCCAGAAGTACTCTCTCAGCGATGACCCTGATAAGTGGCAGCCAACGCCACCGGCTTATATTGAAGCCATCGAACCCCACTGGGCTAAAATCAGACCGTTCATTATCGATTCAGCCTCTCAGTTTAAGCCAGAGCCTCCAACGGCGTACGACATGACTGAGGGAAGTCCGTTCTATAAAGAAGCTTATGAGGTTTATGAGACAGGAAAAAAGCTCGATGCAGAACAAAGGGAAATTGCCAGCTTCTGGGACTGCAACCCGTATGTAATGAACGTACACGGTCACGTGATGTTTGCTACCAAAAAAATTACCCCTGGAGGCCACTGGATAGGTATAGCAAAAATTGCCAGCCAGGTATCGCAGGCGGACCTGATGAAAAGCTCACAAGCCTATGCACTTACCTCCATTGCCCTTGCTGATGGGTTTATCAGCTGTTGGGACGAGAAATACAGAAGTAACCTGGTACGTCCCGAAACTGTGATCAACAAATTTATCGATGAGGATTGGGCCCCTTTGCTGCAAACACCGCCTTTTCCCGAATACTCCAGCGGCCATAGTGTTATCTCAGGAGCTGCGGGCGTAGCGCTAACCTCCATTTACGGAGAGTCTTTCCATTTTACTGACAGCACTGAGGCCAAATACGGCCTGGCAATCAGAGAATTTGATTCATTTACAGAGGCTTCCGACGAGGCTGCGATCAGCAGGCTTTATGGAGGCATACACTATATGCCGGCCATTAGAAATGGTGTGAAGCAGGGCAGAGCATTGGGACGGTTTGTTGTTGAAAATATTCAAATGACCAAACCCGAAGAAAAACCTAAAGCGACGGCCAGCAAATAA
- the treF gene encoding alpha,alpha-trehalase TreF, producing MKRIPYLYKAIIVSLAVLSACNQAAEQKSEQFDFYQSPFFKEVQLSGIFPDSKTFVDCIPKQPLGEINNLYEAKKGEEGFVLRDFVLQHFELPVTPVTGFKSDTSKTVVEHCTDLWPVLTRQPDEYDPLSSLIPLPESYIVPGGRFREIYYWDSYFTMEGLVESGQAEMAVNMVDNFSFLIDSIGFIPNGNRNYYVGRSQPPFYSLMVDLVASGQREQFIGYLPQLLAEYNFWMNGADTLKSNYPAHQRVVLMPDGSLLNRYWDNYALPRPESFKPDYELVHENNLSAETTYRHLRAGAESGWDYSSRWFEDHKSLKSIHTTDIIPVDLNALLYHLELKIAQGYNWKGDLQNADLFLNKAEKRKLAINKYLWDEADQFYVDYDFVKGRKTGVLSLAGAYPLFFRLATKAQAKPVAERLLSDFLKPGGFVTTLNETGQQWDAPNGWAPLQWITINGLYYYGYGDEGNDAAERWLNRNKEVYKATGKMMEKYNVLDTMLLAGGGEYPLQDGFGWTNGVAIALQKILSDRDTVSAMKAMAPQKASMQ from the coding sequence ATGAAGCGAATCCCCTACTTGTATAAGGCAATAATTGTCTCGTTGGCTGTTTTGTCGGCATGTAACCAGGCTGCGGAACAGAAGAGCGAGCAGTTTGATTTTTATCAGTCCCCATTTTTTAAAGAAGTGCAGCTTTCCGGCATTTTTCCGGATTCCAAAACCTTTGTAGACTGTATTCCGAAGCAGCCTCTTGGTGAGATCAATAATTTGTACGAGGCAAAGAAAGGGGAAGAAGGGTTCGTGCTGAGAGACTTTGTCTTGCAACATTTCGAACTACCGGTAACCCCCGTAACCGGTTTTAAGTCAGATACCTCCAAAACCGTTGTGGAGCATTGCACTGACCTCTGGCCTGTACTTACCCGTCAGCCCGATGAGTACGATCCGTTATCATCTTTGATACCGCTGCCGGAGTCTTACATTGTGCCGGGCGGACGATTCAGAGAGATATACTACTGGGATAGTTACTTTACCATGGAAGGACTGGTGGAGTCTGGCCAGGCAGAGATGGCAGTAAATATGGTTGATAATTTCTCCTTTCTTATCGACTCCATCGGCTTTATTCCCAATGGAAACAGAAACTACTATGTAGGAAGGTCTCAGCCTCCTTTTTACTCGCTGATGGTTGATCTTGTAGCATCCGGACAGCGTGAGCAGTTTATAGGTTATCTGCCTCAGTTACTTGCAGAGTACAACTTCTGGATGAACGGAGCAGACACCCTAAAGAGCAATTACCCTGCACATCAGAGAGTAGTTTTAATGCCCGATGGCAGTTTGCTAAACAGGTACTGGGATAACTATGCCTTGCCGAGACCGGAGTCATTCAAACCGGACTACGAACTTGTTCATGAAAACAATCTCTCTGCTGAAACCACCTATCGCCACCTGAGAGCCGGGGCAGAGTCAGGATGGGACTACAGCAGCCGGTGGTTTGAAGACCACAAATCACTTAAAAGCATTCATACAACAGACATCATTCCAGTCGACCTTAATGCCTTACTCTATCACCTCGAATTGAAGATTGCTCAGGGATATAACTGGAAAGGGGATTTGCAGAATGCTGACCTCTTCCTCAATAAAGCTGAAAAAAGAAAGCTGGCCATCAACAAATACCTATGGGATGAAGCCGACCAGTTTTATGTGGATTATGACTTCGTGAAAGGCCGGAAAACGGGAGTATTGTCACTTGCCGGTGCCTATCCTCTTTTCTTTAGACTGGCCACAAAAGCCCAGGCCAAGCCTGTGGCAGAACGACTACTGTCTGACTTTCTGAAACCCGGAGGATTTGTAACTACACTCAATGAAACAGGGCAACAATGGGATGCACCCAATGGCTGGGCACCTCTGCAGTGGATTACAATCAACGGACTGTATTACTATGGCTATGGCGATGAAGGTAATGATGCAGCAGAAAGGTGGCTGAACAGAAACAAGGAAGTTTACAAAGCCACAGGCAAGATGATGGAAAAGTACAACGTGCTGGACACCATGCTACTGGCAGGAGGAGGGGAGTACCCTTTGCAGGACGGCTTCGGCTGGACCAACGGGGTGGCGATTGCCTTGCAGAAAATTTTGTCAGACAGAGACACTGTCAGTGCTATGAAAGCCATGGCGCCCCAAAAGGCCAGCATGCAATAA